From Burkholderia savannae, a single genomic window includes:
- the speB gene encoding agmatinase produces the protein MSNRDFQPQSGNAMPRFGGIATMMRLPQAPNAAELDACFVGVPFDLGTSNRTGARFGPRQIRCESVLLRPYNMATRAAPFDSLRIADVGDVATNPYNLADSIARIEAAYDEILAHGCRPVTLGGDHTITLPILRAMHRRHGRVGLIHVDAHADVNDTMFGEKIAHGTPFRRAVEEGLLDCGRVVQIGLRGTGYAAEDFDWCRDQGFRVVQAEACWNRSLAPLMDEVRSRVQGGPVYLSFDIDGIDPAYAPGTGTPEIAGLTVPQGLEIVRGAWGLDIVGADLVEVAPPYDPFGTTALLGANLAYEMLCVLPGVRRRAS, from the coding sequence ATGTCGAATCGCGACTTCCAGCCGCAAAGCGGCAACGCGATGCCCCGCTTCGGCGGCATCGCGACGATGATGCGGCTGCCGCAAGCGCCGAACGCCGCGGAGCTCGACGCATGCTTCGTCGGCGTGCCGTTCGATCTCGGCACGTCGAACCGCACGGGCGCGCGGTTCGGCCCACGCCAGATCCGCTGCGAATCGGTGCTGCTGCGCCCGTACAACATGGCCACGCGCGCGGCGCCGTTCGATTCGCTGCGCATCGCCGACGTCGGCGACGTCGCGACGAACCCGTACAACCTCGCCGATTCGATCGCGCGGATCGAAGCGGCGTACGACGAGATCCTCGCGCACGGCTGCCGCCCGGTCACGCTCGGCGGCGACCACACGATCACGCTGCCGATCCTGCGCGCGATGCATCGCAGGCATGGGCGCGTCGGCCTCATCCACGTCGACGCACACGCGGACGTCAACGACACGATGTTCGGCGAGAAGATCGCGCACGGCACGCCGTTTCGCCGCGCGGTCGAGGAAGGCCTGCTCGACTGCGGGCGCGTCGTGCAGATCGGCCTGCGCGGCACCGGCTACGCGGCCGAGGATTTCGACTGGTGCCGCGACCAGGGCTTTCGCGTCGTCCAGGCCGAGGCATGCTGGAACCGGTCGCTCGCGCCGCTGATGGACGAAGTGCGCTCGCGCGTGCAAGGCGGCCCCGTCTATCTGAGCTTCGACATCGACGGTATCGATCCCGCGTACGCGCCGGGCACGGGCACGCCGGAAATCGCCGGCCTCACGGTGCCGCAGGGCCTCGAGATCGTGCGCGGCGCGTGGGGGCTCGACATCGTCGGCGCCGATCTCGTCGAGGTCGCGCCGCCGTACGATCCGTTCGGCACCACCGCGCTGCTCGGCGCGAATCTCGCTTACGAGATGCTCTGCGTGCTGCCCGGCGTGAGGCGGCGCGCTTCGTAG
- the tauD gene encoding taurine dioxygenase, which produces MTRLKLTRLTPAIGAIVDNVDLANAADGDLHRDIRDALAHHQVLFFRDQRLSAARHRDFAAGFGDLHVHPIYPSHPQAREIMVLDNAVFDLKDNAIWHTDVTFVETPPSASILAARTLPETGGDTLWGSGFAAYGALSDRVKTQLDGLTAQHDFTKSFPLKRFGLTADDRARWEDTRMKNPPVTHPVVRTHPENGRKALFVNEGFTTEINELPEEESAALLRFLFAHQSRPEFTLRWRWQAGDVAFWDNRSTIHYAVNDYGSAHRVMHRATIVGDRPY; this is translated from the coding sequence ATGACTCGACTGAAACTGACCCGACTGACGCCCGCGATCGGCGCGATCGTCGACAACGTGGACCTTGCGAACGCGGCCGACGGCGACTTGCACCGCGACATCCGCGACGCGCTCGCGCACCATCAGGTGCTGTTCTTCCGCGATCAGCGCCTGAGCGCCGCTCGGCATCGCGACTTCGCGGCCGGCTTCGGCGATCTGCACGTTCACCCGATCTATCCGTCGCATCCGCAGGCGCGCGAGATCATGGTGCTCGACAACGCCGTCTTCGACCTGAAGGACAACGCGATCTGGCATACGGACGTGACGTTCGTCGAAACGCCGCCGAGCGCGTCGATCCTCGCCGCGCGCACGCTGCCCGAGACGGGCGGCGACACGCTGTGGGGCAGCGGCTTCGCCGCGTACGGCGCGCTGTCCGATCGCGTGAAGACGCAGCTCGACGGCCTCACCGCGCAGCACGACTTCACGAAGTCGTTTCCGTTGAAGCGCTTCGGGCTCACCGCCGACGATCGCGCGCGCTGGGAGGACACGCGCATGAAGAATCCGCCCGTCACCCATCCCGTCGTGCGCACGCATCCGGAGAACGGCCGCAAGGCGCTGTTCGTCAACGAAGGCTTCACGACCGAGATCAACGAGCTGCCGGAAGAAGAAAGCGCGGCGCTGCTGCGCTTCCTGTTCGCCCACCAGTCGCGGCCCGAGTTCACGCTGCGCTGGCGCTGGCAGGCGGGCGACGTCGCATTTTGGGACAACCGCTCGACGATTCACTACGCGGTGAACGACTACGGCAGCGCGCATCGGGTGATGCATCGCGCGACGATCGTCGGCGACAGGCCGTATTGA
- the tauA gene encoding taurine ABC transporter substrate-binding protein, producing MILKRILAATTFAVAAFAAVHAQFAHADTVNVAYQYGADPAKLAQAGAAYEKATGWKINWRRFDSGADVVAALASGDVQIGDVGQSPFTAAVSRGVPIQAVVLNAITGVSEALVVRSGAHIDKPADLVGKTIATPYASNCHYALLAALKHWGIDAQRVKIVNLGPTEIVAAWERGVIDAAYTWDPALGRAKASGGKVLVDSAQVGKWGAPTFDLWAVRSDFARAHPDFVSKFVNVTTQAIADYRANAKAWTSASPQVAAISRLSGATTGDIPQLLAGNLYPTASEQASPELLGGGTAAAIASTARFLKEQRKIDRVLPDYRPTVTDQFVRASVAAR from the coding sequence ATGATTCTCAAGCGCATCCTCGCCGCCACGACTTTCGCCGTCGCCGCTTTCGCCGCGGTTCACGCGCAGTTCGCCCATGCGGACACGGTGAACGTCGCGTATCAGTACGGCGCCGATCCGGCGAAGCTCGCGCAGGCGGGCGCCGCGTACGAGAAGGCCACCGGTTGGAAGATCAACTGGCGCCGCTTCGATTCGGGCGCGGACGTCGTCGCGGCGCTCGCGTCCGGCGACGTGCAGATCGGCGACGTCGGGCAGAGCCCGTTTACCGCGGCCGTGTCGCGCGGCGTGCCGATCCAGGCGGTCGTGCTGAACGCGATCACCGGCGTGTCCGAGGCGCTCGTCGTGCGCAGCGGCGCGCACATCGACAAGCCGGCCGATCTCGTCGGCAAGACGATCGCAACGCCTTACGCATCGAACTGCCACTACGCGCTGCTCGCGGCGCTCAAGCATTGGGGCATCGATGCGCAGCGCGTGAAGATCGTGAATCTCGGGCCGACCGAGATCGTCGCCGCGTGGGAGCGGGGCGTGATCGACGCCGCCTACACGTGGGACCCGGCGCTCGGCCGCGCGAAGGCGAGCGGCGGCAAGGTGCTCGTCGATTCGGCGCAAGTCGGCAAGTGGGGCGCGCCGACGTTCGATCTGTGGGCGGTGCGCAGCGATTTCGCGCGCGCGCATCCGGATTTCGTATCGAAGTTCGTCAACGTGACGACGCAGGCGATCGCCGACTATCGCGCGAACGCAAAGGCGTGGACGAGCGCGTCGCCGCAAGTCGCCGCGATCTCGCGGCTGAGCGGCGCGACGACGGGCGACATTCCGCAGCTGCTCGCCGGCAATCTCTATCCGACCGCGTCCGAGCAGGCGTCGCCCGAACTGCTCGGCGGAGGGACGGCCGCCGCGATCGCGTCGACCGCGCGTTTCCTGAAGGAGCAGCGCAAGATCGACCGCGTGCTGCCCGACTATCGACCGACGGTGACGGACCAGTTCGTCCGCGCGTCGGTCGCGGCGCGCTGA
- a CDS encoding type II toxin-antitoxin system HipA family toxin: MSARRARATRLHLWMNGLPVGYWEHARDGERLVYFDEWIADPQGRPLSLSLPFTPGNQPYRGRLVSDYFDNLLPDSEPIRRRIAMRYRTGGTSPFELLATLGRDCVGALQMLPPDEAPDDLERIRGRALADADIARLLRDITSAPQAGQHEPLDDLRLSIAGAQEKTALLRHRGRWLLPDGSTPTTHILKLPLGLVGNRRADMRTSVENEWLCSKIVAAYGLPVAHCDIAHFDEQKALVVERFDRRPSSDARWILRLPQEDMCQATGTSALDKYQADGGPGIEAIMDVLAGSEHAGDRHAFFASQIVFWLLAATDGHAKNFSIAHLPGNRYRSTPLYDVLSAHPVIGRGANRLPAQRVRLAMGVRGKHVHYLIHQIQRWHWIAQGQRVGFAPAEVDDMIDALTARTAGVIDEVSARLPRDFPMDVADATFSGMLRLNAKLAAETAARASR; the protein is encoded by the coding sequence GTGAGCGCCCGCCGCGCGCGCGCCACGCGCCTGCATCTGTGGATGAACGGCCTGCCCGTCGGCTACTGGGAGCATGCGCGCGACGGCGAGCGCCTCGTCTACTTCGACGAATGGATCGCCGATCCGCAGGGCCGCCCGCTATCGCTGTCATTGCCGTTCACGCCGGGCAACCAGCCGTATCGCGGCCGGCTCGTCAGCGACTACTTCGACAACCTGCTGCCCGACAGCGAACCGATCCGGCGCCGCATCGCGATGCGCTACAGGACGGGCGGCACGTCGCCGTTCGAGCTGCTCGCGACGCTCGGCCGCGATTGCGTCGGCGCGCTGCAGATGCTGCCGCCCGACGAAGCGCCGGACGATCTCGAACGCATCCGCGGCCGCGCGCTCGCCGATGCGGACATCGCGCGGCTGCTGCGCGATATCACATCCGCGCCGCAAGCCGGGCAGCACGAGCCGCTCGACGATCTGCGCCTGTCGATCGCGGGTGCGCAGGAAAAGACCGCGCTGCTGCGCCATCGCGGCCGCTGGCTGCTGCCCGACGGCAGCACGCCGACCACGCATATCCTGAAGCTGCCGCTCGGGCTCGTCGGCAACCGGCGCGCCGACATGCGCACGTCGGTCGAAAACGAATGGCTGTGCTCGAAGATCGTCGCCGCGTACGGATTGCCGGTCGCGCATTGCGACATCGCGCACTTCGACGAGCAGAAGGCGCTCGTCGTCGAGCGCTTCGACCGCAGGCCGTCGAGCGACGCGCGCTGGATTCTGCGCCTGCCGCAGGAAGACATGTGCCAGGCGACGGGCACGTCCGCGCTCGACAAATATCAGGCCGACGGCGGGCCCGGCATCGAGGCGATCATGGACGTGCTCGCCGGCTCCGAGCACGCGGGCGACCGCCACGCGTTCTTCGCGTCGCAGATCGTGTTCTGGCTGCTCGCCGCGACCGACGGCCACGCGAAGAATTTCAGCATCGCGCATCTGCCCGGCAACCGCTATCGATCGACGCCGTTATACGACGTGCTGTCCGCGCATCCGGTGATCGGCCGGGGGGCGAACCGCTTGCCGGCGCAGCGCGTGCGGCTCGCGATGGGCGTGCGCGGCAAGCACGTCCATTACCTGATCCATCAGATCCAGCGGTGGCACTGGATCGCGCAGGGCCAGCGCGTCGGCTTCGCGCCCGCCGAGGTCGACGACATGATCGACGCGTTGACCGCGCGCACCGCAGGCGTCATCGACGAAGTGTCGGCCCGGCTGCCGCGCGATTTTCCGATGGACGTCGCCGATGCGACCTTCAGCGGGATGCTGCGCCTGAATGCGAAGCTCGCGGCCGAAACGGCGGCGCGGGCCTCGCGATGA
- a CDS encoding taurine ABC transporter ATP-binding protein, protein MAKLCAQQVSVVYESRRGALTALDNVSMSVGSGEIAVALGASGCGKSTLLSLLAGFQRPTSGRVTADGAPVAGPGADRGVVFQDDALMPWLNVIDNVAFGLRMQGVGRDARNARARDVLRLVKLAGFEQHRIDEISGGMRQRVGLARALAADPSFLLMDEPLGALDALTREHMQTLLLDVWRATGKGIFLITHSVEEAVLLATELLILSPRPGRIVARHSLDFARRYANGESMRSIKSDPRFTEIHLALVEQLMRETEEV, encoded by the coding sequence ATGGCGAAGCTCTGCGCGCAACAGGTGTCCGTCGTCTACGAATCGCGCCGCGGCGCGTTGACGGCGCTCGATAACGTATCGATGTCGGTCGGCAGCGGCGAGATCGCCGTCGCGCTCGGCGCGTCCGGCTGCGGCAAGAGCACGCTGCTGTCGCTCCTTGCCGGCTTTCAGCGGCCGACGTCGGGCCGCGTCACCGCCGACGGCGCGCCCGTCGCGGGGCCGGGCGCCGATCGCGGCGTCGTGTTTCAGGACGACGCGCTGATGCCGTGGCTGAACGTGATCGACAACGTCGCGTTCGGTCTGCGGATGCAGGGCGTCGGCCGCGATGCGCGAAACGCGCGTGCGCGCGACGTGCTGCGGCTCGTGAAGCTCGCGGGCTTCGAGCAGCATCGCATCGACGAGATCTCGGGCGGAATGCGTCAGCGCGTCGGGCTCGCGCGCGCGCTGGCAGCGGACCCGTCGTTCCTGCTGATGGACGAGCCGCTCGGCGCGCTCGATGCGCTCACGCGCGAGCACATGCAAACGCTGCTGCTCGACGTGTGGCGGGCGACCGGCAAGGGGATTTTTCTGATCACGCACAGCGTCGAGGAGGCGGTGCTGCTCGCGACCGAGCTGCTGATCCTGTCGCCGCGGCCCGGGCGCATCGTCGCGCGCCATTCGCTCGACTTCGCGCGGCGTTACGCGAACGGCGAATCGATGCGCTCGATCAAGAGCGATCCGCGCTTCACCGAAATCCATCTCGCGCTCGTCGAGCAATTGATGCGAGAAACCGAGGAGGTCTGA
- a CDS encoding helix-turn-helix transcriptional regulator — protein sequence MAITIEHEIKTLDQLRPILRGFRKVAGLTQAMVASRLGVTQQTYAQFEANPASASVERLFKVLRVLNVELTLTYIHIASARPAAKQAIALPARKAAQASGSGRAAAKRPAPPASQSMPAPRAAERQPRPARKRAAPKKREDW from the coding sequence ATGGCCATCACCATCGAACACGAGATCAAGACGCTCGACCAACTACGGCCCATCCTGCGCGGCTTCCGCAAGGTGGCCGGGTTGACGCAGGCGATGGTCGCGAGCCGCCTCGGCGTCACGCAGCAGACGTATGCGCAATTCGAGGCGAATCCGGCGTCGGCGAGCGTCGAGCGGCTGTTCAAGGTGCTGCGCGTTCTCAACGTCGAGCTCACGCTCACCTACATCCACATCGCTTCCGCCAGGCCCGCCGCGAAGCAAGCCATCGCCTTGCCCGCGCGCAAGGCCGCGCAGGCTTCCGGAAGCGGGCGCGCCGCCGCCAAGCGCCCGGCGCCGCCCGCGAGCCAATCGATGCCCGCCCCGCGCGCCGCCGAGCGCCAGCCCCGCCCCGCGCGCAAGCGCGCCGCCCCGAAGAAGCGGGAGGACTGGTGA
- a CDS encoding LysR family transcriptional regulator, translating into MLGTLTDLDLRLIRVFVAVADAGGVSVAQSALNVSQPTISSQLATLETRLGFRLCERGRSGFRLTTKGERFYALAKKLYAAVDAFSSEARHMDKTLVGTLAIGLIGHTPISANARISGAIARFRQRDEAVRFVISVRPPGELEERLLSGDVQVAIGYFWHRVPTLEYAPLFVERQLAYCGRGHPLFGRAGRLSAARVADAEWAWRTYPSPEAELSTTPANVTAHADNMEAVALLILSGHHLGYLPQHFAAPYVKQGLLKALNPGALRYDVTFHVVTQRRGRGDPIVQAFLDDLMDAHRGDAAHT; encoded by the coding sequence ATGCTCGGCACCCTGACGGACCTGGACCTCCGGCTGATCCGCGTGTTCGTCGCGGTGGCCGACGCAGGCGGCGTGAGCGTCGCGCAATCGGCGCTGAACGTCAGCCAGCCGACGATCAGCTCGCAGTTGGCGACGCTCGAGACGCGCCTCGGCTTCCGGCTGTGCGAGCGCGGGCGTAGCGGCTTTCGGCTGACGACGAAGGGCGAGCGTTTCTATGCGCTCGCGAAGAAGCTGTATGCGGCCGTCGATGCGTTCAGCAGCGAAGCGCGGCACATGGACAAGACGCTCGTCGGCACGCTCGCGATCGGCCTCATCGGCCACACGCCGATCAGCGCGAATGCGCGCATCAGCGGCGCGATCGCGCGCTTCAGGCAGCGCGACGAGGCGGTGCGCTTCGTGATCTCGGTGCGGCCGCCGGGCGAGCTCGAAGAGCGGCTTTTGAGCGGCGACGTTCAGGTTGCGATCGGCTATTTCTGGCACCGCGTGCCGACGCTCGAGTACGCGCCGCTCTTCGTCGAGCGTCAGCTCGCGTATTGCGGGCGCGGCCATCCGCTCTTCGGGCGGGCGGGGCGGCTTTCGGCGGCGCGCGTCGCGGATGCCGAGTGGGCGTGGCGAACCTATCCGTCGCCGGAAGCCGAGCTGTCGACGACGCCCGCGAACGTCACCGCGCACGCCGACAACATGGAGGCCGTCGCGCTGCTGATCCTGTCCGGCCATCATCTCGGCTATCTGCCGCAGCATTTCGCCGCGCCCTACGTGAAGCAGGGGCTGCTCAAGGCGCTGAACCCCGGTGCGCTGCGCTACGACGTGACGTTCCACGTGGTCACGCAGCGGCGCGGCCGGGGCGATCCGATCGTGCAGGCGTTTCTCGACGATCTGATGGACGCGCACCGGGGCGACGCGGCGCACACGTGA